A genomic stretch from Pagrus major chromosome 3, Pma_NU_1.0 includes:
- the gja4 gene encoding gap junction protein alpha 4 — MSRADWSFLEHLLEEGQGYSTAIGRVWLTVLFLFRILVLGTAAESAWDDEQADFVCNTDQPGCTPVCYDRAFPISHFRYFVLQIIFVSTPTIFYFGYVAIKAVKDTDKEENERQAEEGGGGSKRGGIEIERDVTKNDDKEKQEDGGKGRSVDKAPPEAPKLKGRLLCAYTFSILVKVLLEVGFMAGLWILYDGLFIAAKFECTGFPCPHTVDCFVSRPTEKTIFTIYTQVIAAISLLLNLVELLHLLQLAISQRLEKHYRKEQEDYLPRVKAVAVREEKPELQAEAFPSHKEGSHVDLPIQAACHTNPCESYRDLEIEVNWGPGEAVNDVLPSYVNCMGAMRTTHSPRVHYKKQTPQHTGKNTKSVQKGHSKQKHYV; from the coding sequence ATGTCCAGAGCTGACTGGTCCTTCCTGGAGCACCTGCTGGAGGAGGGACAGGGGTATTCGACAGCCATTGGCCGCGTCTGGCTTACTGTGCTCTTCCTGTTTCGCATCCTGGTACTGGGAACTGCTGCTGAATCTGCCTGGGACGACGAGCAAGCTGACTTTGTCTGCAACACGGACCAACCTGGCTGCACTCCTGTGTGCTACGATAGAGCCTTCCCCATCTCACACTTTCGCTACTTTGTCCTCCAGATCATCTTTGTCTCCACGCCGACTATCTTCTACTTTGGATATGTGGCTATAAAGGCTGTGAAGGACACGGATAAAGAGGAGAATGAGAGGCAGGCAGAAGAAGGTGGTGGTGGGAGTAAGAGAGGAGGAAttgagatagagagagatgtTACTAAGAATGATGACAAGGAGAAACAAGAAGATGGTGGGAAAGGCAGAAGTGTTGACAAGGCTCCTCCTGAGGCTCCTAAATTGAAAGGCAGGCTGCTGTGTGCATACACATTCAGCATCCTGGTAAAAGTCCTCCTAGAAGTCGGCTTCATGGCCGGGCTGTGGATCCTTTACGATGGCCTCTTCATTGCAGCAAAGTTTGAGTGCACGGGGTTCCCTTGTCCTCACACGGTGGACTGCTTCGTCTCTCGTCCCACGGAGAAGACCATCTTCACCATCTACACTCAGGTGATCGCCGCCATCTCCCTGCTCCTCAACCTCGTCgagctcctccacctccttcagcTCGCCATCTCCCAGCGGCTGGAGAAGCACTACCGCAAGGAGCAGGAGGACTACCTACCGCGGGTAAAGGCAGTAGCAGTGCGAGAGGAGAAGCCAGAACTCCAAGCGGAGGCATTTCCGTCGCACAAAGAAGGGAGCCATGTTGATCTACCCATCCAGGCTGCATGCCACACTAACCCCTGCGAGAGCTACAGGGACCTGGAAATAGAGGTGAACTGGGGACCTGGGGAGGCCGTGAATGACGTGCTTCCAAGTTATGTGAACTGCATGGGGGCTATGAGGACGACACATTCCCCGAGAGTCCATTATAAGAAACAGACACCACAACACACTGGGAAAAACACTAAGAGTGTCCAGAAGGGACACTCAAAGCAGAAGCACTATGTATGA